CAACAACGTAGGGGGTCAAGTTGCATGTATCGACCAGTTGAACCCTATTTCGTCTTATTTTCTTATCACAAGAGAGGATTAGTAAAAATCACTGACTATTTTTTAATGGTGTAGATAATTTTGTTTTGTATAAAAGTCTAGATTCTGATCGTCATAATGGGGGTTATTTAAGGGTGACGTGTTTGTGGTGTGGTGTGGTGCGTGGTCCCAAACAATAATGAAAGTCCAAATATTGTATCTAATATATATTTTTTTTATTTTTTCTAATATATTATTTTGAGAAACAGCATAGGTAACTTATAAAATTTATAGATCCTAGTTATATGGAATATGGTTCATATAGGAAAACTAAAGTTTTAAAATATCTGAATATTTATCCAAAGTAAAGATTCCAATTGGTAGTTCTTTCAATCTTTATGTAGTCATCACAGAATCAAAATCAAGTAACGTATTTACATGTTATTTTCATGACCTAAAAATATAAGATTGGGAGATCCAAAAAAAAAAAAATACCTTAAAATATATAAAAAATAGTACTTCACTTGTCGGTGGAACACAAGAACACGTCTCAGAAGCTGTGTAGATCACCAAAGATGATTCACAAGCTTCTCATGACTCATAACTGAATTGTTCATGTCAAAGAGACTTGGATTCTATTTGGAAGTCATTAACCACAGAACTGAAACTAAACAAAACTTGGTCCTTGTTCATAGACAGAGACGTCTACATGCGCATGAATCACATTAGTGAACGGATAATAGATAACTATATGAGTTATTTTTCTTAGTAAATAGTTAAATACCAATGATGTGGTACAATCACTATTTACTATCCACAAAATAAATTTTCTCAGAGGGGATGACCAACCAGCACCATGTGGTAAAAAAATGATATCTCAAAATTCATCCACAAATCTATATAGTTAAAAGAATCATAAGAGAAATAAGTATTTTTGGATGTGACATGGTATGGCCAGTCTACAAAAGCAGTTTTGATTGGTCCACCAAACCCTATGAGGCTATAATAACCCCACAACTATTATTTATTGATTGCCTTATGAATTATTATTATGCCTCACATTCTTAGTACCTTTTGATCAAATTGGTTTAAAAGTCTAAACCTTTGTTTTGCTCCTCTAGAGATCTCAAATTGAGTTAATATGAACTCTGTGGATATAATATATAGGCTTATGCTTGTCTTAAAGATGGGTTTTCTCGAATTTATGCAGGTCATTTGGGGCTAAAGATGAGATATTCTGCTTGTTCCAAGGCTCACTTGACAACCTAGGAAGCTTAAAGCAGCAATACGGGCTTGCAAAGAATGCAAACGAGGTTCTCTTGGTCATCGAGGCTTACAAGACTCTCCGTGACAGAGCTCCTTACCCGGCTAACCACGTAGTGTCTCACCTAAGTGGCGATTTCGCCTTTGTGGTCTTTGATAAATCAACCTCCACACTGTTTGTAGCCTCTGTAAGTTCATTTTAATCCCTTTTTTACTGTGCGGTAAATTGAATTTGGTGGTAAAACTCTGATTTTAATTTGCTGCAGGACCAAGTTGGTAAGGTTCCATTGTATTGGGGGATAACAGCTGATGGATATGTAGCATTTGCTGATGATCTTGACTTGCTAAAAGGTGCTTGTGGGAAATCACTTGCTTCTTTCCCTCAAGGTTGGTTTTTCTTTTTTTTTTTAAGTTCAAGAATTTAAGACACTGCAAGCTATAATAGCGATTTGAATGGTTGTCTATGTCGCAGGCTGTTTCTACTCGACTGCTTTAGGTGGGCTTAGGAGCTTTGAGAATCCTAAGAACAAGATCACTGCCATTCCTGCTAAAGAGGAAGAGATTTGGGGAGCTACCTTCAAGGTGATTGATTGATTCTCCAAGAACATATCATATCTGGTTTTTATTTTTTTTCCAGTAACATTTTTAACAAAGCTCATAACACAAACAATGGTGGTGGAACACAGGTGGAAGGAGCAACAGTTCTTGCAGACTGAGAAAGAGAACTCTAACAGCAAAAAGAAATAATGATGTAGAAAAAAACAAGCTGTCCTATGAGTTCTTTAAAGCTATCAATGGTTGGTGATGGTGTGTTTAGTGTTGTATCTCTCCTTTGTCTTTTGTTTCTTTGTACAGCCCTTGTCTGTCTCTTCTGGTGTTTTTAGTGTCTTCATCCCAATAAATTAACTTTCTCTTAATGTTTGCATCTCCTGTTTCTCTCGTAAATCTCGCAATTCTCAGACATGGATATGTATGAAGTTATACGGAGATTGGCATAGAATGGATCCTTATTATTGAGTAGTAATCTTTCATAATCACAACAGTCACTGAGAAGAGCAATACTGAAACAAAAGAGAACAGGAACATCTATTGAAGTTTCTCACAGACATTAAGGTGTAGTGGAAGGCAAGACCAACTCTAGTGTTCTGCAGATTAAGATGCAGGGCAGATATCCTCCAAACTGTAGAAAGAAGCAAATATATAAATGCCCAAAAAAAATGCTTCGTGGATTCTCTGATGAAGAAGCTTCAGTACTTAAAAAATCAATACCTCTCCCCTAAACATCCAATAATGTCGCTTGTGAGAGTTGATCTCTTATGTTTAGTAAAAGCCAGAGATGCAGCCTTCCTCAGAAGGCCAGATGCAGCTATGCATCCCAATATGGCTGGATTCTCCGAGAGACTGAAAATTTTCGGAGAGCGTCAAAAACAAAATGAGAAAAAAAAAATTTCAATAAAACATATGATGAAGGAGATATCTAACAACCTTTCATGACCTGATATAAGCTGTTGCGACCATGACAAAAACACTGCAACACTAGATGAAAACAAATACATGTAGAACGACTATTAGTGGGCTACACAAGTTTAGACTTTTTAACCGGAGCAATCTAATGATATTAGATCAAAGAATAGCGAACTCACCTCCCAGAGAGAATATCACCTTGTCCACCGCATCGCCTTGGAGAACCATATATGCTCACTGATTTTACTGCAAGAAATAGACAAAACCACACTTGACATTCTCAAAAAATTCTAACATAGAGAAAGGATAAGAGAAAAAGTCACTCACCTATCTCCCCATTGCTTATAAGATCAGATTTGCCTTTCCTCAGAATCGTTACGCCACCAATCCTGAATGACACATGCGTCTAATATCATTACACCAGATTCAGTTCTGAAAGTCATCAGTTCAGCCTAGGTCTGTGTGGAAATACTTCTAACTACATGGCATTTGGATACTTCTAAACTGAGTTTTGTACTTACTGCTTGGCCAAGGAACGTAGTTGATCTCCAGTATTCTCTTCATCAACTTCACAGTTCATCACTTTCTGAACTAAACGCTTATACTCGTTCACATTCGGAGTCAAAACAGCAAGCGGATAGCTGTTGACAAGATCAATTGAATTTGTTACAAGAAACAGCCCGTCCTGCAGAATCGTTGAAGAGATCAAACATAATAAAAGATTTGGGAGGAAGAGATTGATCTGATCCAATCTTTAAGGTCTATGTAACTGCTTACCCCATCTACAACAAAAGGAACATTGAACTTTCTGGCAAGAAGCATGATTTCACTCACACATTCCTGAAAAAATACAGAGCCTTCAAGTCAACAACCAAAGCATTAAGTAATGTGATGAAGTAGTGGAAGAAGAATCTCTACCAGGAGAAAGGGATCCCTACCCAAACCAGGACCAATCACAAGGCAATCAAATATTTCCATCCATTTCTCCACTTCTCCAACCACTTTCTCCTGGACTTGTCTCCTCTCTTCCTCACTGAAGTGACTACATCACAACAATATTTAGAGTTTATGAAACTCACATAGTAGAAGTAGCAAACAATGTGTGACTGGAGTATTCACCTGATGGTGTAAGATTCCTCAAGAACAGGGTGGACTATAAGCTCAGGACTATAACTCTTTATAACGGGAGCTGCGTCTTTAGTGCAGAAGACATGAGACAAATCAGCACCCTACGGACAAGACCAAAAGATGAGTCTAAAGAATCTGTAATGAGGCTAATAGAAAGGAGACTACTGACGATTTTGAGAGCAGAAATGGCGGCGAAGTAAGGAGCTCCAGTGTATTCACGACAGCCTCCGATCACAGCTATCTTCCCTAAACAGAAGATCAATTACAAAAACAGGAGCTTTTACATAAAAAAAAGAGTCAAACTTTGTAATTTCAAATTTGATTCATAAATAAAAAGAGATGAAGGTAAGTTTCTAACCAGCCTGGCCTTTGTGTCGTTTAAGGTCGAGCGATGGCGTCACGAGTCTCAGAACACTCTCAGCGTCCGCCTCCGTTGTGGAGCTCATTGCTCGGGATGAGCTTAGGGAAGATTGAAGTTTGAGACACAAAGCGTTCGTCCCAAGAACTGTTCGCTGAAAGAGAAACTCAACCGCTTCGATAGAGCAGAGAGAGAGAGAGAGGAACCCTCTGTTTGATTTGGTGGGTTTTACTTTTTTTTTTTTTTTTTTTTTTATTNNNNNNNNNNNNNNNNNNNNNNNNNNNNNNNNNNNNNNNNNNNNNNNNNNNNNNNNNNNNNNNNNNNNNNNNNNNNNNNNNNNNNNNNNNNNNNNNNNNNNNNTTTTTTTTTTTTTTTTTTTTTTTTTAATTATTATTTTAGGGAAAGAAAGAAAACACTGAGAGTTGGAGAGCGCGAGAGAGAGGGGAAGGAGGATGAAGAGGACGGCGATGGACAACGCGATTCGATCATCGGTGGTGGTGTTGGGATCATTGGCGTTCGGGTACATGTCGCTGGAGCTTGGATACAAGCCTTTCCTTGAGAAGGCTGAACAGTACGAACGTTCTCTTCAGTCTCAAGCTTCTCAGCACCAACAACAACAAGGTCTGCTGTATCCACTTTCTCTCTTTCAAAGCTCGGTTCTTTCGTTTGCGTTTGTGCAATCAGAGATAGTTTTATAAATGATTGATGGTTAGTTGATAGAACAATCTCATGATGCTCGATTTCAAGTGAATGGTTGATTGATAGTTAATTGATGCTTGTCGAGCTCTTTGTTTTTGTGAATTGGCAAAAGAAAGTATGGATCTCTTCTGCGGATCACCAATCAAAACACTTTCACGCTAATGTAGTGTGAGACACGAGAGGATGATTGACCATTTTAGACTTCTTTTTTCTTCTTCTTATGAAGACACTTTCTCCCTTCAGTTTGTTTCCTTGGGATGAGTGAGCCCTTTGTGTTCTTAGTCATTGCTGTCTTATATGTAATCCATGGTGTCTGTTTAGAAGCTCTAACTTAGAACTTTTGATTGTTCGTAATGTTTTTTCTTACTCTCTGATCTTTGTAGATGGACAAGAAGAAGGGAGATGGGACAATAACAATATCGAGGGATGGGAGGAGAAAAACTAGATGACAGAACCTATGAATGTGCAAGCAAGGAAGAAACCTTGTTGCTTCTTTGGTTTTCTTGATCTCAGATCAAATCTGTTACCGTCATTCACTCAGTCTTAACCCCAAGTATAGTACAATTTCTCTAAAAAATTTTTATGAAGCTTTTAAATTGAAGGACTTGTAAGAACAGCAACGGTACACAATCTCTGTTCTTTACGATGATGGCTTAATCTGAAGCGAACCATGAAGATTGTAAAGTCAAACTACAGTTAGTTGTTCAAATATGTTTTATTCTAAAACAACCTTTTCCTTATTTTTCTAAATCCATACAATCACTTTTAGCTTCCACTATGCACTGAAATACAAATAATTTATATTTAAAAAAAATACAGTTCTTGACTTGACTTGGCGGTATCCTAATGTTTCCTTATCAATTTACGCCTTTTACTCTTTTCCGATGTTATTTCTTCTTTCTAACTGAAAGCTTTGTGATCATTTTCTTCGTGATGTTATCCATGGCTTCTTCTTCATCTCTGTCTCGCAGCTGGCTGTATCACGTCTTCCTGAGCTTCCGTGGCGAAGACGTGCGCAAAGGCTTTCTTAGTCACGTTCTGAAAGAGCTCAAAAGCAAGGGAATCATACCTTTCGTTGATAACGAGATCAAGCGAGGTGAATCTGTTGGCCCTGTGCTTGTAGGAGCGATCAGACAATCAAGGGTGGCCGTTGTATTGCTCTCCCGTAACTACGCTTCTTCAAGCTGGTGTTTGGATGAGTTGGTGGAGATCATGAAGTGCAGGGAAGAGTGTCAACAAACAGTGATGACCATTTTCTACGAAGTGGATCCATCTGATGTTAGGAAGCAGACCGGAGATTTCGGAAAGGCCTTTGATGAAACCTGTGTGGGAAAAACAGAAGAGGTGAAGCAAGCATGGAGGCAAGCTTTGAAAGATGTCGCTGGTATAGCTGGTTACCACTCTAGCAACTGGTTAGTTCATTTTTACTTTTACTTCCACTTCCTTATTATGTGTAGCTAATTTCTATGATATCTGTTTTAATGTATAACCTTTGTTTCTGTTAGTGACAGCGAAGCTGATTTGATCAACACTGTTGCCTCAGATGTCACGGCTGTATTGGGTTTTACACCATCAAAAGACTTTGATAACTTTGTTGGCATCGAACGTCGAATCATAGATATAAAATCCAAGTTCATCCTACAATCGGAACAAGTTAAGATGATTGTGCTTGTGGGTCCTGCCGGGATTGGTAAGACGACCACTGCCAGAGTTTTATACAGCCAACTCTCTCCTGGTTTTCCATTCAGCTCGTTTTTGGAGAATATTAGAGGAAATTATGAGAAGCCTTGTGGTAACGACTATTCGTTGAAGTTGAGTTTGCATCAAAATTTGTTGTCTCAACTACTCAACCAAAAGGATATTGAGGTTGGTCACTTGGGAGGGGCTCAAGAATTGGTGAGTGACAAAAAGGTGTTGGTTGTTCTTGATGAAGTGGATAGCTTGTGGCAACTAGAGGAAATGGCAAACAAATGTGGATGGTTTGGTCCGGGAAGTATGCTTATCATTACAACCGAAGATAGAAACCTTCTCAAGAAACTCAGATTGGGGATCGATCATATCTACGAGATGAAATTTCCAACTTGAACTGAGTCTCTGCAGATCTTCTGCCAATATGCTTTCGGTCAAAAGTCTCCAGATTATGGTTTTGAAATGCTTGCTAGGGAAGTTACTGGACTTGCTGGGGATCTTCCTCTAGGCTTGAGAGTCATGGGATCATATCTGCGAGGAATGTCCAGGGAGGAGTGTATAGACGCACTACCAAGGCTCAAGTCTAGCCTTGACGGAGAAATTGAATCAACTTTAAGATTTAGCTACGACGCCTTAAATGATAAAGATAAAGCTCTTTTCCTGCACATTGCATGTTTCTTTTCTTGTTCCAACTGCACGGTTGATAGCGTTAAGAGGTGGCTTGAAAAAAGCGGTTTGGAGGTCAACCATGGACTTCAAGTCTTAGCTGATAAATCTCTTATATCTATAGATTACCACAGATACATAAGGATGCATAGTTTACTGCAAAAAATGGGTAGAGAAATAGTCAAGAAACGGTCTTCGGAGGAGCCAGGAAAGCGACAGTTCTTGTGGGATAACAAAGAAATTTCTGATGTACTTGAAGAAAATACTGTAAGTTTCTTATTTTTTTTCGTAACATCTGCAGTCTTCTGATTCCTTGGGATTTTAAAGCTGAGATTTATTAGTTCTTTTTGAATAATCTCTTCTTAGGGTACTGAAACTGTTCTAGGCATATGGTTGCTTGCTTCAAATGAAATCCAAACAAGCAAAAGCGCTTTCGATGGGATGAATAATCTCCAGTTCCTAAAAGTCTACTCTGCTTTCTTGTCGAACTAATCATGCAACATAGCAAATTTGAGAAACTTTGGGAGGGAATCCAAGTAAGACTATTCACCAATTTTTATTTTGTATTGTATTTCGTGTGAAGCCCGATTAGTCATTTCTCTAAAACTTCTCTCTCTCTTTTGTGTAGCCTCTCCAATGCCTCAAGCGGATGGATTTGAGTGCATCTGAGTATCTGAAAAAGATTCCAGATCTCTCAAAAGCAACGAGTCTCGAGGAATTAGACCTCAGTGGCTGCAAAAGCTTGTTAGAGCTCACAAGCTCTATTGGCAATGCCACTAAGCTTAGAATCTGCAAACTTAAGGGTTGCTTGCTTTTGAAGGAGCTCCCCTCTTCTATCGGCAGGTTAATCAATCTCGAGGAATTAAATCTCAGTAACTGCGGGAATTATGGAAGTTTGAAAGAAATCAGTGGTTGCTCAAGTTTGGAAAAACCCAAGCTGAGCTATACTCCGATAGAGAAAGTGTCATCATTAATGATAACTTGGTCTTGTCTTTACCGATTGGATATCACAGGGTCCAGACAGCATCGTAGAGTTGTCGTTGTCCAGGACATGGATAGAGGAGATTCCTCCATGGATTGAGAAGCTATTTCGTCTGCGTAAACTAATTATGTATGGATGCGAGAAGCTGAAAACTATATCTCGTAACATTTCTAAGTTGGAGAATCTTGAGGTTCTTGGTCTGAGTTTCGGTGATTCTCGTGACTTTGTGTATGTTTCTCGATATTACTTATATGAAGCAATAATCAAGTGGGGGCCTGACTTTAAACAGTGTTGGAGATTACGATCAAACTTCTACAGCTATGAACCAGGATCTATATGGATATGAAGATCTGTCTACATTTGAAGATTATTTTCGTCTAAACCAAGATTTCCCTGAAGCCGAAGAGACCACTTTCAGCAATCTTTTGTTTCAGTTCAAAGTCCTTTATAAAAAATGGAGGATGAAAGTGAAAGGCTGCGGTGTACAACTTTTGGAGGTCCTTCAATGTTCTATTGACGGAAAAGAAAGTGAAGATGGAGAATCTATGGGCATTATGAAATTGAAGGAGAATAGTCTTGGACGTGATGATGATGTTGAGAGGACCAGGAAACATAGATTATGATTCTGCAGGAACGCGTGATTACTTGAGTCATGCACAGTTGTCGATGGTTATGCGGATCACCAATCAGAACACTTTCACCACGCTAATGCATTGAGAAGATGATTGGACATTTTACAGTGTTTTTTCTGAATACTCTTTCCTCATTCAGTTTGTTTCCTAATGGTGTGTTTCCTTGGATGAGTGAGCCCTTTGTGTTCTTAGCCCTTTCTTCTTAAATCTAATCTATGGTCTGTTAGAAGCTCTAACATAGAACACTTTATGTTCTTAGAACACTCCAGTTTTCTTTCAATTCAGGGGAGGGGATTGGAGAAGCGGAGGAACATGTCATATAGAGACACCGCCTGATTTTGGAGCCTCTCTGGTTCCATCAGGACATGGGAACATACAAGAAAAGTTCAAAGATGGTTAAACTAAAACTGTTGAACATAACGGCTACGGCTGCTTAAAGAAACGATGACTACCCATCACTGTACTACCTGGGCTCAGCTGCGGCTGGTCCTGCACCAGTCCACACGCAAGACTGCAACAGTAGTGTCTCCCTGGAGTTCCTGATTTGCGGAATGAGCTCCTTTTTGCGTTGTCTCTTAAGCATGAAGGTTCTTCAAGATCAAACAATGGTGATTCAGATAAATATCGTTTGGTAAACAACATCTTCTCGCTCTTGTAGCTTGTTAGGGTGATTAGGTTAATTGGGTGGGATATTTGGTTGTAACTTACAACTTGTAAAATACATCTCATTACCTTCAAAGCTTTGAGTGACGTCATCAGTTAAACAACATGTCACTAGAAGCAAACAACCAAGGATTATGAGTTATGACAATCAAAACAGTTTTTTCATCTCGAGTCTTCTTCTTTTTCTTTGCGTCTATAAGAGTTTAAGGTAGGTGATATGATATGAACTCCATGATTCCTTTTACTCGGAAAGTGAATGATAAACAGATAATTATGTACATATACCTTATAGACCATCAAGCTTGCCTTGGGAAATAGTTTATATGAAATATCATCAAGTAGGATAGGCGTGTGACCTTACTTTCACTCAAAACACTATCCTCAAACCATATCATAAATAGAGATTCTCCATCTCTACAAAATCCAAATTGTGTATTGTCCATTTCCTCAATTGCCCACCACAAGCTGTCTTTAGATGTGTCTGTTTTAGGATCTGTTTTAGGATCTCACAGCCATAAGGCCCGTAACAAAGATTTCCTTAGTTTTTGTTCTTTTTTTTTTTTGTTTTGTTAATATCATGATGAATAATGAAAACCAACACTTGTTGGTTCAGTTCAGTTATATTCATAGTAATTTAGTAAAGCTATAAAAGTTTTTGGTCAAATATGAGATATATGTAAATTTAATAAAAACAGAGTGGATATGGGTTGTTTGCGAACTTTTATTTGTCTTTTCAACATTTAACAACTGGATAACATCAATGCACAACCTCCTTCTGTCCTTCATGTTGTGTGGGACTTAGCCAGATTAGATTTACATAGTTCAAATCTCTTTCTTTCTTTTTTCCTCTGACCCCACTCTCCCCACCCACATGCTCTTCTTCTCTCTTCCTCTCTCAAAGGGCCAATATTTTCTTGCCTATATATTTGACTCTTTCAACATTCCCTCAAACTCCACTTCAAGCAAAGAAATAACACAAGACATACAAAGTGTTAGGAAAACTAAGATATATATGGCTATGGAGTTAGAGCTTGATGATGATGTCTTCTTTGCAGACATAAGCAAACAGATCTCTCTTCTTATTATGGATGAAGATGAACAGTTAAACCCTGTTTCTCTCTCTACATCCTCTCTTGCGTTCCAGGTTTGTTCCTCTTAATCTCTCTCTCAGAAGTTTAAAACATACTTCTCTCTAACTGTCTGTTTCTTGAATCTTTGTGGAAACAGGGCATGTTCAGAGAAAGCTATCAAACGGATCCATATATGTATCATAAAGAACCAAGCAAAGGAACTGGTGTGTTCATCCCTAAATCTTCTCAGTCCAGAAGAAGACTTCATCATCCGAAGCAAGGTAGGTTTAGTTCCTTCAACGCCAAGCAACACAACTCTATTCATCAAAACAGACAACTGTATCAGAACAACTCAAGGAGTACTCTCACCACTCACAACAACAACAAGAGCAGCATGATCACTAGTAATGTTCATGCTTCTATGGCAAGAAGAAGCTACAGAGATGCAGCATCTATCTACACTTGATTAATTTTTAACAAATATTATTCATGGTTTTTGTGTGATTGATTCATATGACTATATATATATTCTATAGATGCATAAGATTTATTTGTTTGTAAATCAGCGAAGAATAAAGCGTTCTTTCTTCTGTAAGGAAGGTCTTGTTCCAAGTTTGTTCTTGTTTTAATGTAATTTTTTCTTGTCATTTTAGAGATATTCATTGACTTCTCTCCTTTTGTAAAATATGTTTTAAGCATTAAATTAAAAATCAAGTTATGAAATCTTGTTGGGTGATTACAACTAATAGTGATGGAGGAATGTGTAAAGACAAGACCCATGTGGAATGTGCAAATGTTCTGTGTCTCTCTCTAACTTTGTCCAATCAATCAAAATATCTTTGGGACATCACAGACGAGTTTGCCACACTGACTGAATATATTAAAAGATCAGATCTAATAACTAAGAGGTCCAAAAAGACTGTCACAAGCTCACACACCTTCTGTCATGCCACTCCCACTCACATGCCCATCTCTCTCTCTCATAATTCATTCTCATTCCCTTATTCTTTTTACTTAGGCTTCGAATGTTTTAATCCGCACCGCACTTAACAGTAACAAAAATCTTTATATATACCATATATCTATACGTTTTTATAACTGTTAGAACCGTATTGCAGTTGAACCGTTTGTCCCGCACCGCTCAATCCGAGCCTTAGAGCAAAATAATATGATTGTGATCTCCTACTTTTCCATTAAAACCTCTTATTAGTTTCAGCTTTCAGGACATATCACATATCCACCTTTTCCTTTGTTTCTTTAATTGTTTTTTTTAAATAATACAAGCTCACACAGACGATACTGATTAATCTAAATATTAACCAAACTCCGAACATCAAACATTAATAAAACATACTCCATCCGTATCAGTTTAACTGGTGTTTAAGGATTTTGATTTTGTTTCAAAATAAGTGATGTTCTCACAATTATAGGTAAAATTTAATGTCATTTGAAAATTTTGACCAATTATAAAATACTACATCTTTTTCTTATTGGTTGAATTAGTTTTATTTAATGTTATTTTATGTAACCAAAGCCAATTACATAAAAAATTGTATTTTTTTAATATTTGTGCAAAAAACTTAAACACCTATTAAAATTAAAATGATACAGAGGGAGAAGGAGTAGATGCTAGGGAAATGGTAATAAAGAAGTAGTGAACAGACAGACAAACTATATTTAAATGCACATTAATATCAATAGCAGCCAACAACCTTCAAGACAAGATTCGAAAACACAGTTACTTTGATTCATACATAATACAAACTATGATATATTTTATAAGTGGCGGTGGAATCATTACAAGATTCTTTTCGTTGTGTACTACTACATAATAGTAAGAGATATATTTCGGTGATTAGAGAGTTTTAACTTTTAACATAATAGTAAGAGATATATTTCGGTGATTAGAGAGTTTTAACTTTTAACATAATAGTAAGATATATATATTTCGGTGAT
This genomic interval from Brassica oleracea var. oleracea cultivar TO1000 chromosome C2, BOL, whole genome shotgun sequence contains the following:
- the LOC106327076 gene encoding stem-specific protein TSJT1 translates to MLGIFSGAIVSLPEELVAAGSRTPSPKTTGATLVNKFVEKNPSAVSVQVGDYVQLAYTHHKESPLRPRSFGAKDEIFCLFQGSLDNLGSLKQQYGLAKNANEVLLVIEAYKTLRDRAPYPANHVVSHLSGDFAFVVFDKSTSTLFVASDQVGKVPLYWGITADGYVAFADDLDLLKGACGKSLASFPQGCFYSTALGGLRSFENPKNKITAIPAKEEEIWGATFKVEGATVLAD
- the LOC106327075 gene encoding ATP-dependent (S)-NAD(P)H-hydrate dehydratase isoform X1; protein product: MSSTTEADAESVLRLVTPSLDLKRHKGQAGKIAVIGGCREYTGAPYFAAISALKIGADLSHVFCTKDAAPVIKSYSPELIVHPVLEESYTISEEERRQVQEKVVGEVEKWMEIFDCLVIGPGLGRDPFLLECVSEIMLLARKFNVPFVVDGDGLFLVTNSIDLVNSYPLAVLTPNVNEYKRLVQKVMNCEVDEENTGDQLRSLAKQIGGVTILRKGKSDLISNGEIVKSVSIYGSPRRCGGQGDILSGSVAVFLSWSQQLISGHESLSENPAILGCIAASGLLRKAASLAFTKHKRSTLTSDIIGCLGESLEDICPAS
- the LOC106327075 gene encoding ATP-dependent (S)-NAD(P)H-hydrate dehydratase isoform X2; its protein translation is MSSTTEADAESVLRLVTPSLDLKRHKGQAGKIAVIGGCREYTGAPYFAAISALKIGADLSHVFCTKDAAPVIKSYSPELIVHPVLEESYTISHFSEEERRQVQEKVVGEVEKWMEIFDCLVIGPGLGRDPFLLECVSEIMLLARKFNVPFVVDGDGLFLVTNSIDLVNSYPLAVLTPNVNEYKRLVQKVMNCEVDEENTGDQLRSLAKQIGGVTILRKGKSDLISNGEIVKSVSIYGSPRRCGGQGDILSGSVAVFLSWSQQLISGHESLSENPAILGCIAASGLLRKAASLAFTKHKRSTLTSDIIGCLGESLEDICPAS
- the LOC106327077 gene encoding uncharacterized protein LOC106327077; amino-acid sequence: MKRTAMDNAIRSSVVVLGSLAFGYMSLELGYKPFLEKAEQYERSLQSQASQHQQQQDGQEEGRWDNNNIEGWEEKN
- the LOC106324957 gene encoding uncharacterized protein LOC106324957; translation: MAMELELDDDVFFADISKQISLLIMDEDEQLNPVSLSTSSLAFQGMFRESYQTDPYMYHKEPSKGTGVFIPKSSQSRRRLHHPKQGRFSSFNAKQHNSIHQNRQLYQNNSRSTLTTHNNNKSSMITSNVHASMARRSYRDAASIYT